A section of the Candidatus Omnitrophota bacterium genome encodes:
- a CDS encoding SUMF1/EgtB/PvdO family nonheme iron enzyme, producing the protein MRRVRIFAVFFFLSAYAAEGEEKEAVPPLLAITDMRTLGDEASIAEAQAFSEFIRSELAQTRLYRVLSRSSMLAILKTNSFPYPCHELLCFAAMGRLLGASQVLAGHIQRRESGIEVTLRLIDVKTIRFLNMVYRSASALSDRELMGEWGRDIVYETFKIDPEKIEIAKEASASKPEKIDDSIPPAVKYKYPGMIYIPAGETVIGANNGDVCEQPVHKVFVEAFYIGEYETTNAEYMEFVKAAGHRPPPHWKEGAIPNGFENHPVVWISYEDAEAYCQWMGGRLPTETEWERAAHGASASAYPWGRNYSPRCANTWEAGRGGTAVVGSFSLGDSPYRVKDMAGNAFEWVADFFLPYPGATEKLEEYGKHLRILRGGSWNFNAYYSRTTHRFARAGGEQGRSYGFRLARSVEESST; encoded by the coding sequence ATGCGCCGCGTTAGGATTTTCGCCGTTTTTTTCTTCCTCTCCGCCTACGCCGCCGAGGGAGAGGAGAAAGAGGCCGTTCCGCCTTTGCTGGCCATAACCGATATGCGCACCTTAGGCGATGAAGCCTCGATCGCGGAAGCGCAGGCGTTCAGCGAATTCATTCGCAGCGAATTGGCCCAAACCAGGCTTTACCGGGTATTGAGCCGTTCTTCCATGCTGGCGATTTTGAAGACCAATTCGTTTCCCTATCCCTGCCATGAATTGCTATGCTTCGCCGCCATGGGACGGTTGCTGGGAGCCAGCCAAGTTCTCGCTGGTCACATTCAACGCCGGGAAAGCGGCATCGAAGTGACGCTGCGTTTGATCGATGTCAAAACCATCCGCTTTTTGAATATGGTCTATCGTTCCGCCTCCGCTCTTTCCGACCGCGAATTGATGGGAGAATGGGGACGGGATATCGTCTATGAGACGTTTAAAATCGATCCGGAAAAGATCGAAATCGCCAAGGAGGCGTCCGCTTCCAAACCGGAAAAAATAGACGACTCCATTCCCCCGGCGGTCAAATACAAATATCCGGGAATGATCTATATCCCCGCCGGGGAAACCGTCATCGGCGCCAATAACGGAGACGTATGCGAACAACCGGTTCATAAAGTCTTCGTCGAGGCTTTTTACATCGGCGAATACGAAACGACGAACGCCGAATACATGGAATTCGTCAAAGCCGCCGGACATCGCCCGCCGCCTCATTGGAAAGAAGGCGCCATCCCCAACGGCTTCGAGAACCACCCCGTCGTCTGGATTTCTTATGAAGACGCGGAAGCGTACTGCCAGTGGATGGGGGGGCGTTTGCCTACGGAGACGGAGTGGGAGCGGGCGGCGCACGGCGCGTCGGCAAGCGCCTATCCCTGGGGTAGGAATTATTCTCCCCGTTGCGCGAATACGTGGGAAGCGGGACGCGGCGGGACGGCGGTGGTTGGTTCGTTTTCTCTTGGGGATAGTCCGTATCGGGTCAAAGATATGGCGGGAAACGCCTTCGAATGGGTGGCGGATTTCTTCCTTCCCTATCCCGGCGCGACGGAAAAACTGGAAGAATACGGAAAGCATTTGCGGATTCTACGGGGCGGTTCCTGGAATTTCAACGCCTATTACTCCCGGACGACGCATCGTTTCGCCCGAGCGGGTGGCGAGCAAGGACGATCCTACGGTTTTCGCCTGGCGCGTTCCGTGGAAGAATCTTCCACATAG